The sequence below is a genomic window from Flavobacterium lipolyticum.
ACTTCCCTACAACGAAAAAAGCGAATTATTACAGAACTGCGAACTTTCCTCTGAAGAACACTTAAACAGATTAAACCTGGTTGATCCTGATTTTCAACAATTAGTCTATTCTAAAAACTAATAACGATGAAAAGTAGTCTCAACTTAATGGCAATTTCTTTATTGCTTATTTCGATTATCTCCTGCAAACAGGAATCTGATAAAGGCGAAAAGGATACCTCATCCAAAAATACCGTATCAGAAAACTATAATATCAGTATCCTTCTTGATTTATCAGACAGAATCAGTCTGGAGAAAAATCCAAATCCAACAATGGAATATTTTCAAAGAGATCTGGGGTATATAAAATCTGTATCTGAAGCTTTTACACAACATTTAAAATCTAAAAGAATAAGGCAGATTGACGATAAAATGCAACTGTTTTTCAATCCTGAACCTCTGGATCCTGAAATCAATACAACTGCTAAAAATTTGAGAATTGTTATGGATAAAAATAATGCTTCTAAAAACTTATTGAATTCCATCAATACAAATTATACAGCACAAACATCTAAAATCTATAATTCCGCCATAAAAGACAATCATTTTATTGGTTCTGATATTTGGAACTTTTTTGATACCAAAGTAAAAGATCAATGTATCAAAAACGAATATAGAAACATATTAATTGTATTGACCGATGGCTATATGTATCATGAAAACACTGTAATAGCCGAAGGAAACAGAACCACTTATATTACACCTGAATTCGTCCGAAAAAACAAACTAAACACCAAAGACTGGAATAAAAAATTACACGAACAAGATTATGGTTTTATTAAAATAGGAGAAAGTTTACCCAATCTCGAAATACTGGTTCTAGGAATTAATCCGGGCAAAAATAATCCATACGAAGAAAAAGTGCTTAAAGCCTACTGGACAAAATGGTTCACTGAAATGAAAGTAAACCGTTTTGAAATCAAGAATGCTGATTTGCCTTCCAACATGGATCAGATCATTAAAAACTTTATTCTGAACAAATCGTAAATCAACAAAACTAAAACATTGAAAGAGGAATTTTATCGTCCTCTTTTTTCTATTTATAAAAACGGTAACATCCTACCGAAATTTCACCTCACATTATGGTTTTCCGTAAAATACAGAATCTGAATGGTTCTACTTTTGAATCTCTAACTTAAACTATAGAACCCATGGAAATTAACCTTCAACTCAAATCATTAGCAGACAAAATCACACAGCTTAAAAGCAAAATTGAAACTGAGGAATCTACCAAACATGCTTTTGTCCTGCCTTTCATTCATGCATTGGGATATGATGCATTTAATCCCCTGGAAGTTGTTCCGGAATTTACCGCCGACCTGGGCTTAAAAAAGGGAGAGAAAGTAGATTATGCCATCTTTCAAAATGGTGAGCCTATTATAATTGTGGAATGTAAAAGCTGGAAAGAAAACTTAACGGTACACAACTCACAATTGTTCCGCTACTTTCATGTCACCAAAACCCGGTTCGCTCTCTTGACTAATGGTATCAATTATCAGTTTTTTACTGATTTGGACGATCAGAACAAAATGGATGAAAAACCATTTCTGGAATTTGACATTACCAACCTCAAAGAAAACACGATCAGCGAAATTTCAAAGTTTCACAAAAGCAGTTTTAATATTGATAATATCATTAGCAATGCAAGTTCGTTAAAATACATCAAGGAAATCAAAAAGCAAATTAATGCAGAACTTGAAAACCCTTCTAACGATTTTACCAAACTTTTCGCCAGTAAAGTCTATACCGGAAGATTAACCGAAAAAGTAATGGATGAGTTTAAAGATTTGGTTCAGAAATCCATCAGTCAATATATTAACGAGAGAATTAACGATCGCTTAAATGCTGCGCTGACCAAAGAAACAATCAAGCAACAGGAAGAACAGGCTACTCCCCTTGAAGAAGAAAGTAAAATCTACACCAGTGAGGAAGAATTAGAAGGATATCGCATTATAGTTGCCATATTAAGACAAAAACTTCCGACAAGCCGAATCGTATATCGTGACACCCAGTCGTATTTCGGAATTTTATTAGACGATAACAATCGTAAACCGCTCTGCCGTCTTCATCTTAACGGAGGAAAAAAATACATCAGTCTTTTTAATGATAACAAAAATGAAACAAAAACCGCGATTGCATCAATCGACGATATTTACCAGTTCGGGAAGGAATTACTCGATACTGTTGGACTTTATGAAACCGAATAAAAACTATTATTATGAAATACACTTTACTGTTCTTTCTTGTACTATTAACTTCTTTTCATCCACTTGAAACCAAAGTATACATCTGTGGAGCGACAGGTGCTAAAAAATACCATTACAACGAAAACTGTCGCGGTCTGACTTCCTGTCGTAATGAAATTTCCAAAGTGTCTATTAAACGTGCACAAGGTCTTGGACTCACCCTTTGCGGCTGGGAAGATTGACCTTTACAGAGCAACAAAAATTATCTTAAACATTTGATAATAATGACTTTACATTTAATTCACATTAGTTTTATTAATTTGAATAAAACTAAACGTTATGAAATTCTTTAATCTAAATTTTCTGGTTTCATTCAAAGAATGGCTTTTTTTAAGAGCGATGCAATCTTCTTTCCTGCATTAATAAATTACAATTTTAAAAAGGAAAGTACCATTGAATGAATAAAGTTGAGACCTCATTTTTGCACAAAAACCAATTTGGAGATGATTTCTTGTGGGGTGTTTCAACCGCCGCTTTCCAAATTGAAGGCGCACACGATACCGACGGAAAAGGTCCTTCTATCTGGGATGTTTTTACCTCTCAGAAAGGAAAAATAAAGAACGGACATCATGCTTCAACTGCTTGCGATTTTTATAATTCGTACCAAAACGATATCGATTTAATTCGCGAGCTGAATATTCCGAACTTTCGATTTTCGATCAGCTGGCCCCGAATCATGCCTACCGGGGTTCCTCCAATTAATCAGGCCGGAATAGCCTATTACAACAAAATCATTGACGCTCTGCTATTAGCCGGAATTGAACCCTGGATTACACTATACCACTGGGACTTGCCTCATGATTTAGAGCAAAAAGGGGGCTGGACCAATCGCGAATCGGTTAACTGGTTTTCGGCCTACGTTGAAATCTGTGTGCAAAATTTTGGTGATCGCGTTAA
It includes:
- a CDS encoding type I restriction endonuclease — protein: MEINLQLKSLADKITQLKSKIETEESTKHAFVLPFIHALGYDAFNPLEVVPEFTADLGLKKGEKVDYAIFQNGEPIIIVECKSWKENLTVHNSQLFRYFHVTKTRFALLTNGINYQFFTDLDDQNKMDEKPFLEFDITNLKENTISEISKFHKSSFNIDNIISNASSLKYIKEIKKQINAELENPSNDFTKLFASKVYTGRLTEKVMDEFKDLVQKSISQYINERINDRLNAALTKETIKQQEEQATPLEEESKIYTSEEELEGYRIIVAILRQKLPTSRIVYRDTQSYFGILLDDNNRKPLCRLHLNGGKKYISLFNDNKNETKTAIASIDDIYQFGKELLDTVGLYETE